A genome region from Lytechinus pictus isolate F3 Inbred chromosome 14, Lp3.0, whole genome shotgun sequence includes the following:
- the LOC129276831 gene encoding E3 ubiquitin-protein ligase TRIM33-like codes for MAEKCESEKASSSSPNLICPLCLDIFVEATILTSCGHTFCRRCLKKYDLTHQDLDHMVCPLCREITKLSAYRIDDLHLNAFINGCVDDYHVKCGGMNAVLEMRQKCSGCKLQGDAVSFCRTCNNYICDKCLHCHQYLSVFEDHEIVSMDDVIEGKVSIGHLFEKCSIHKPENKDMFCEDCKVHVCHKCVLVGHKAHEIKNQVDFAQELRQKVFI; via the coding sequence ATGGCTGAGAAGTGTGAATCAGAGAAAGCTTCAAGCTCTTCACCGAACCTGATATGTCCATTATGCCTTGATATATTTGTCGAGGCGACAATCCTGACTTCATGTGGACACACATTTTGTAGGCGATGCCTCAAGAAATACGATCTAACCCACCAGGACCTTGACCACATGGTCTGTCCTCTATGCAGGGAGATCACCAAGTTGTCTGCCTACCGTATCGATGATCTCCACCTCAATGCATTCATCAACGGATGCGTAGACGATTACCACGTCAAGTGTGGTGGGATGAACGCTGTCCTCGAGATGCGACAAAAATGTTCTGGTTGCAAGCTTCAAGGAGATGCTGTCTCATTCTGCAGAACATGTAATAACTACATATGTGATAAATGTTTGCATTGTCATCAATATCTGTCAGTCTTTGAAGATCATGAGATTGTATCCATGGATGATGTCATCGAAGGGAAGGTCAGCATTGGTCATTTATTCGAGAAGTGCTCCATCCACAAACCAGAGAACAAGGATATGTTTTGTGAGGATTGTAAGGTCCACGTCTGTCACAAGTGCGTACTTGTTGGtcataaagctcatgaaatcaAGAACCAGGTTGACTTTGCACAAGAGTTGCGACAGAAGGTATTTATTTAA